The nucleotide window ACGAGATGTTTAAGTAATTCCTTTTACGTGATTTTGTTTAAAACATGTGCATCTCCTTTAACGCTACTCTGAGTAGCTTATATAGATCCGACAAAATCGATTTtcgttgaatattttttttctgatttccAATTTTGTCCCTCTTTCACCTACCCATTCTCAATCGCGTGCGTCTCATGGGAAGGAAAAGTTGAGCAGAAACACACTCACCACGTGTAATAAAAAGAGTACGAGCAACGAACTACACAAGACTTGAAAGCCTTGTAAAGAGCTTTAGATTTTAGAATCAAAACACAAGACTTTAGCTTtagatcaattttttatatttattatctaaaacaaaaatatattaatatataatcaaGACTCAAACTGGCACAAGTGTCTATTCCAAGTTGGATATTAGAATTTTCCTTTGTCCACCAAAGAGCATGCCATGTGGAGTGGTGATAGTTTTGGAGCCTCAAATATAGATGGTGCATAGGTGGACATAAAAAGCAATGAAAACTCTGGCAGCCCTTTGGATTTTGGCCACACATCTCTGATCACTCTATAGACCACTTCgttgatctatcattcttcaTCAACCAACCAGCCTCCAAAGTCAGTGAAtagtgagtgagtgagtagCAGCTAGCAATGGAAATTACTGCCATGGCTTCTTCAGCTACTCCTCCACGACCTTCTCTTCCAACTCCTTCCACTTCTCCACACACAGTAGTCACCACCACCTTTAGCAAACCTCAACTCAGACGCTCTCACATAGCACTACCAACTTCAACCACCATTTCATTGCTCGCTCTCTTCGCCCCTCCAAACGAAGCCAAAGCCGCTGTCAGCATCGCCAAGGACCAGATTGTCTCTTCTCTCACCCAAGTAATTCTAACAAATTCCACGCATACCCATTAGCCAGAAGgaatataatttcatttatttatttattttagaaaaaaattctaaatttatttataggtgGAGAAAACGCTGGATCAGGTTCAGGAAATGGGTTCGGGTGTGCTGGACACGGCACAGCGTGTTGCTGAAGTGATAGGGAACGCTTTGAAGCCTGGCATCGAAACGGCGTTGCCGATAGTGCAGCAGGCTGGAGAAGAGGCCTTGAAAATTGCTTCCCCTGCCATCTCCGAAGCTTCCAAGAAGGCCCAAGAAGCACTCCAAAGCTCCGGTGTTGATACTGAACCTGTTATCACTGCTGCTAAGGTTTTATTCCTCAACTTTCTCTTTCTACTTTATTTGAGCCCAATTTCTGTGGTTAAGCTTTGTTTCATAGGAACATTTGTTGTATGATTGTATCCGCACTAACTGAACTATAGATATTTGCATTGTTGATGtgtactaaataattttttgggaTGCAAAAACATTCCCCTTTTGTGGTTTTAGTGGTTGGAAAATGGAAACCAATCATGGGTTTTGAGGTCCATTTTTCTACTTTTAGTTGTGCCTGCCAATTACACCCTAATAAGTTTGGATaaaccattattattatttttttaattttactctcCTAAAATGAAGAGATGCATTTCAGAGGATAATGGgtttaatttctatacaatTCGAACctataaaaaatcatgatacatatgacttttaagataagtaaaaatcaataaacttaaGCTAATgacaatttgtaattaaattacaatGTAAATATCCTTTACACTGTCGCTGTATAaactatttacttttttttattcgttATATACTTATATCTTATATGTGtgcattttattataattttaacaattgaTTTAATCAATAGTTATAACTGAGGCTTTGTAGAACAATTGAACTTGCGTAGGCCAAGTACCCAATAAAAGACTTGTCTCAACTTTCAGAAAGTTTTCACCATTTTGGTAATTTGCTTGACATTTGAAGAACCAAGTTTATCAACTTGATCAGGATACTCTCTTTGATTTCAGACAGTGGCAGATGCTGCACAACAAACAACCAAGGTGATTGAAGTTGCCAAGCCAATAGCTTCCTCAACCGTCGAAACCATATCTTCTTCAGACCCTACTGTGATTGCTGGAACAGCAGGAGCACTATTTGTTGCTTACCTCCTAATTCCTCCTATCGGGTCTGTCATCTTGTCTAATCTTCGTGGTTACAAAGGTACCTTAGacatgatttgatgcaaattacCGTGTTTCTATGGTTGAACAAAACTGTTTCATATTGATGAATTTTGAATCCCCACAACCTCATTATGGAGTAActaatgttagtttttgttttatctttctttaACCGAGTCTAACACTTCTGCTTCTATTACTTTGTAGGAGACCTAACTCCTGCTCAAGCCCTTGATTTGATATCTACACAGAACTACGTTTTGATTGATATTAGGTCAGAGAAAGATAAGGACAGGGCTGGTATCCCTCGCCTTCCCTCTAATGCTAAAAACAGGATGGCTGCCATTCCGTAAGTGTTACTCATACTAAGGAGTTCTCTCATTTAGTTTatctaaaagttaattttaactcatGCAGAAATTAGTTTTAGCTTAGAagacaaatttatttcattttaccttcttattttcttcgtCAATAAGTATTTGTGGAAAAATTTAAATCAGGGTCTAAAACTTTAGCTTTTGAGTTATTTCCTTATCTACTACCAAGCACTTActaggacaaaaaaataatcaaaactcTATCATGATACACCCACTATCACTTGTTGTGGCCTTTCAGTTTGGAAGAACTGCAAAGCAAGCTCAGGGGGCAGGTCAAGAATGTTAAGAAATTGGAAGCTGAAATAGTCGCTTTGAAGATTTCATATCTCAAGAAAATCAACAAAGGCACCAATGTTGTGATCTTGGACTCGTGAGTTCCCTTCCATGTCTACCCTATTTTAACCATCCAAGTTTGcttttcatcattttcacttTGTGGTGGATTCTGTTCTTCTTCATATCAACTTATATCCTTTTGTGATAATATTAGGTACTCGGACGTAGCAAAAACAGTTGGAAGAACGCTAACCAGCCTTGGCTTTAAGAACACATGGATTGTTGCTGATGGATTCTCTGGGAACAAAGGGTGGTTGCAGAGTAGATTAGGAACAGATTCGTATAACTTCTCGTTTGCAGAGGTGCTGTCACCGTCTAGGGTCATCCCTGCGGCTGTGAGAAGTTTTGGCACAACCAGCCAATCTAGCACGAAGCTTCTTCCTGGGGCTGACTAACTTTTTTCTGTTCTAAAATCTTGTGCAAATAGAAATTCACTCTTGTGCATGCTTGAGTCatccaatatatttattttgattatttcccATAATTATTTCATCAATGTCTAAGTCTTTTATTTCCAACCTTTTTCCCTCTGTGGGTGTTTTGAGTGGCTACGGCTACGTGGTCTTCCCCTAAGTTGCAACGACTGTGGAGAATGCCAAAAGGTTGAAGTTGATGATGTTTAAGTGGGtgtgtgtttgatttaaaaCTGGAAGGTTTCCAAACAGCCGTTGAATCAAAAGCTTCAAATTCTTAATTCTCACAAGACATATATAAGAATGTGTGTCCGTTCAATCTAATATTAAACCAAGGGGTTGGAGTTGAAATCCCAACTGTACCACTTTGTGTATTTGAGGAATGGTTGATTGATGACTTGATTGCGAATGAGAGGATATTTAGAAATGTAGTTTAATTGAAATCTAAAACACTAAAATGGTGATGAGTTTTCGGAGGCAGAGTAACTTAATTAGTCTAATTGAAATGCAGGCGAGTTGGAAGTTGAGTTTATGATGTAATAGCAGCCTTTGCCTTGTTCGAGGCAACTGCTTTTAACTAATAGTTCCAGGGTCTCTACCCCTCGTATGATTTTTTATGTAAGCCTTGTGTCCCATtgcaataattaaaagaaattaattgtaTGTGCATTTGAAGATAAAACATCTAAAAGGTCATGTTTACTAGAGTGataagaaagaaatatttttttaagattaaaattttaaaattactataatATCTCTATAAGAAATTAACTAAAAGAGAAGAAACAATCTTTTTTGtcctaaattaatattttttttgtacgtGGAGCTAGTTCATTCTAGAAAAAATAAGTGAGTATGTTAACAAAAGTGAATTACAATGGtactatttattttcatataattaaaattcatacaaattaattttttaacatacaaattatttcaattgtattttttcttataaaatggttaaaaaatcctaaattaattaagtgtatttttttatcaagaaaaaaatgtaattaaaaataatggaaGACTCATAGCCAAAACCTGCAACAGATCTAACCAAAAACGCAATAGAACTATCAACCTACAATCAGAGCCCGATTTGAAACCCCGAAACATCCCGTTGCCGCTACGCAATCCGCCGCAGGACCTCCTAGCACCGCTTTCTGTCCACCGTCGCGAACCCTGAACCGCAACCTCTTACTCTTCGCACCACCGCAAGTCCATACTCCTTTCTTTCTCGTTTTGTTGTTCCCGACGCACCATGTGCTACTGGTTTTGCTTTAATTTGGGATGAATGAAGTAGAGTAAAACAAAGATAGTGGcgatgttaaaataattattccagAATTTAA belongs to Glycine soja cultivar W05 chromosome 5, ASM419377v2, whole genome shotgun sequence and includes:
- the LOC114411757 gene encoding calcium sensing receptor, chloroplastic-like isoform X2 → MEITAMASSATPPRPSLPTPSTSPHTVVTTTFSKPQLRRSHIALPTSTTISLLALFAPPNEAKAAVSIAKDQIVSSLTQVQEMGSGVLDTAQRVAEVIGNALKPGIETALPIVQQAGEEALKIASPAISEASKKAQEALQSSGVDTEPVITAAKTVADAAQQTTKVIEVAKPIASSTVETISSSDPTVIAGTAGALFVAYLLIPPIGSVILSNLRGYKGDLTPAQALDLISTQNYVLIDIRSEKDKDRAGIPRLPSNAKNRMAAIPLEELQSKLRGQVKNVKKLEAEIVALKISYLKKINKGTNVVILDSYSDVAKTVGRTLTSLGFKNTWIVADGFSGNKGWLQSRLGTDSYNFSFAEVLSPSRVIPAAVRSFGTTSQSSTKLLPGAD
- the LOC114411757 gene encoding calcium sensing receptor, chloroplastic-like isoform X1 produces the protein MEITAMASSATPPRPSLPTPSTSPHTVVTTTFSKPQLRRSHIALPTSTTISLLALFAPPNEAKAAVSIAKDQIVSSLTQVEKTLDQVQEMGSGVLDTAQRVAEVIGNALKPGIETALPIVQQAGEEALKIASPAISEASKKAQEALQSSGVDTEPVITAAKTVADAAQQTTKVIEVAKPIASSTVETISSSDPTVIAGTAGALFVAYLLIPPIGSVILSNLRGYKGDLTPAQALDLISTQNYVLIDIRSEKDKDRAGIPRLPSNAKNRMAAIPLEELQSKLRGQVKNVKKLEAEIVALKISYLKKINKGTNVVILDSYSDVAKTVGRTLTSLGFKNTWIVADGFSGNKGWLQSRLGTDSYNFSFAEVLSPSRVIPAAVRSFGTTSQSSTKLLPGAD